The Polyangia bacterium region GCATGTGGTTGGTGCGGGCCTCGCCGGGCTCGCGGCGGCGATCGCACTCGCCGATGCCGGCCGCTGCGTCATTCTGTATGAGGCTGCCCCTCACGCCGGCGGACGTTGCCGTTCCTATTTTGATGCCGAACTCGGGTGCCGAATCGACAACGGTAACCATCTCCTTTTGGCCGGAAACCGGGCGGCGCTCGATTATCTAGATCGGATCGGCGCGGGCGGTTCTCTCGATGGGCCCGCCGAGGCTGTCTTTCCGTTTGTCGACGCCGTGACCGGGGAGCGCTGGACGGTGCGGCCGAATAGCGGCGCTCTGCCCTGGTGGGTTTTGTCCGCCAAAAGCCGGGTTCCGCACACGCGAGCGCGTGACTACCTCGCCGCATTGGCGCTGCGGCGGGCGGATCCGTCAGCCACAATCGCCGCCGTGCTCGATCCCCGGCAAAGGCTGTTTCGCCAGCTATGGGAGCCGCTCGCCGTCGCCGCTTTGAATACGGGCGCCGAGCAGGGATCAGCCGCACTCTTCTGGCGCATGCTCGCCGAGACGCTCGGGCGGGGCGGCGCGGCGTGCCGCCCGATGCTTCCTCGCGTCGGCCTCTCGGAAAGTTTCGTCGAGCCGGCACTCGCCCGCTTACGCGCCAAAGGCGCGGAAATCCGCTTCGGCGCGCGTGTGAGGACGCTGGCCTTTGGCCCCGACAGGGTTTCTGATCTCGATTTCGAAACGGCTTCGATCGCGCTCGACCACGCGGATGGCGTAATCCTTGCCGTACCCGCCGCGATTGCCGCCCGCCTTGTTCCGGGGCTCACCGTTCCCGACCGGCATTCGCCCATCGTCAACGCACATTTCCGCTGCGCTCCCCCAGCCGGTGCGCCTTTTTTTGTGGGCGTGATCGGCGGCGCCGCGGAATGGATCTTTCGCAAGCGCGGAGTGTTATCGGTGACGGTCAGCGCTGCTGACCGATTCGTCGAGCGCCCTGCACCGGAGCTGCGTGACCTCTTCTGGCGCGATGTCGCAGTCGCCTATGACCTTCCGTCGTATCCAGTTCCGCCGGCGCGGATCGTCAAAGAGCGCCGGGCAACGTTTCTGGCGAGCCCCGAGCAGCTGCAGCGCCGCCCTCAACAAACGACGGCATGGAGGAACCTTCTACTTGCCGGCGATTATGTCGATACGGGCTTGCCTGCAACGATCGAAGGCGCTATTCGCTCCGGCTTTGCTGCGGCCGGCCTCGCAACCGATTGTCGGCTTCAGGCGTTTGCTCAAACTGTTGCGAGCGGTGGCGTGGGCCCCCGCAGACTAGCCACGGAAATTGAACAAGAACGACACCGCGCCCTTCCATGAATGATGTAAACACAAAAGAAGTGGCGACCCTGCGTCACCGCGTCGACGCGGCGCGCCTCGACGAGGCGATCACGCGAGCCAGCGAATCGCTGGTCGCCTTGCAGCACCCCGACGGACATTGGGTCTTCGAGCTGGAGGCCGACGTGACGATCCCGTCCGAATTCATCCTGCTCCAGCATTATTTCGGCCGTATAGAGCCGGAACTGCAAGCGCGGATCGCCGGGTATGTTCGCGCGACCCAAGGTGTGGACGGCGGCTGGCCTCTGTTTCACGGGGGCGCTCTCGACATCAGCGCATCGGTAAAGGCTTATTTCGCATTGAAGGCGGCCGGGGACCCGGTCGACGCGCCGCATATGAAGCGGGCTCGGGCGGCTATCCTGGCGGGCGGCGGGGCGCGGCGCTGCAACGTGTTCACGCGCATCTTGCTCGCGCTGTTCGGCGAGGTTCCATGGCGCGCGGTCCCGGTTATGCCTGTCGAGATCATGCTGCTTCCGAACTGGTCTCCCTTTCACATCGCCAAAGTGTCCTACTGGTCACGCACTGTTCTCGTACCGCTGCTCGTCCTGATGGCACTGCGGCCGCAGGCTCGAAACCCGCTCGGTATTACCGTCGGCGAGCTTTTTCTAGAGCCGCCGGAGGCGGTGCGGGATTGGATCGGCGGTCCGACCTCCTCGCCGCTCTCGGTGGCTTTCGGCATGCTAGATCGGTTGTTGCGGGTCGCCGAGCCGTTCTTTCCGGCGGATGCGCGACGGCGGGCGATCGACAAAGCCGTCACCTTTGTCACCGAGCGCCTCAATGGCGAAGACGGCCTTGGGGGCATTTTTCCGGCGATGGCCAACGCCGCGATGATGTTCGATTGTTTGGGCTACGACCGCGATCACCCCGGCTACGCGTCGGCTCTGGCCTCGCTGCGCAAGCTGCTGGTGCTCGACGGCGAGCGCAGCTACTGCCAACCCTGCTTGTCCCCGGTGTGGGACACGGCCCTTGCCGGCCATGCCCTGATGGAGGTCGAAGACATCCGCCTGGAAGTAACGATAAGGCGGGCGCTCGACTGGCTCGAGACAAAGCAGGTGCTCGAAGTCGCCGGCGATTGGGCGTCAGCGCGCCCCGGGCTGCGGCCCGGCGGGTGGGCATTCCAGTTCGAGAACCCCTACTACCCCGATCTCGATGACACGGCGGCGGTGGCTCTCGCCCTCGACCGGTTCGGCTCGGCGCGTTATCGGGTGGCGATCGACCGGGCGGCCGAATGGGTCATCGGCATGCAAAGCCGTGGCGGCGGATGGGGATCCTTCGACGCGGACAATACTCATTTTTATCTGAACCACATCCCGTTCGCTGACCACGGCGCGCTGCTGGACCCCCCGACGGCGGATGTCAGCGGGCGCTGCCTGAGCTTCCTGACCCAAATCGGCTATGGGCCCGACCATCCGGCGGTAGCTGCGGCAATAGAGTATCTGCGAGCCGAGCAGGAACCCGACGGCAGCTGGTTCGGCCGGTGGGGAACGAACTATATCTATGGGACTTGGTCGGTGCTCACCGCCCTGAACAGCGCCGGTATCCTGGCGGATTCCCCGGAGATGCGGCGCGCCGTCGACTGGCTCGTCGCTCGCCAGCACAAGGACGGGGGCTGGGGGGAAGGCAGCGAATCCTACTGGCC contains the following coding sequences:
- the hpnE gene encoding hydroxysqualene dehydroxylase HpnE codes for the protein HVVGAGLAGLAAAIALADAGRCVILYEAAPHAGGRCRSYFDAELGCRIDNGNHLLLAGNRAALDYLDRIGAGGSLDGPAEAVFPFVDAVTGERWTVRPNSGALPWWVLSAKSRVPHTRARDYLAALALRRADPSATIAAVLDPRQRLFRQLWEPLAVAALNTGAEQGSAALFWRMLAETLGRGGAACRPMLPRVGLSESFVEPALARLRAKGAEIRFGARVRTLAFGPDRVSDLDFETASIALDHADGVILAVPAAIAARLVPGLTVPDRHSPIVNAHFRCAPPAGAPFFVGVIGGAAEWIFRKRGVLSVTVSAADRFVERPAPELRDLFWRDVAVAYDLPSYPVPPARIVKERRATFLASPEQLQRRPQQTTAWRNLLLAGDYVDTGLPATIEGAIRSGFAAAGLATDCRLQAFAQTVASGGVGPRRLATEIEQERHRALP
- the shc gene encoding squalene--hopene cyclase, which produces MNDVNTKEVATLRHRVDAARLDEAITRASESLVALQHPDGHWVFELEADVTIPSEFILLQHYFGRIEPELQARIAGYVRATQGVDGGWPLFHGGALDISASVKAYFALKAAGDPVDAPHMKRARAAILAGGGARRCNVFTRILLALFGEVPWRAVPVMPVEIMLLPNWSPFHIAKVSYWSRTVLVPLLVLMALRPQARNPLGITVGELFLEPPEAVRDWIGGPTSSPLSVAFGMLDRLLRVAEPFFPADARRRAIDKAVTFVTERLNGEDGLGGIFPAMANAAMMFDCLGYDRDHPGYASALASLRKLLVLDGERSYCQPCLSPVWDTALAGHALMEVEDIRLEVTIRRALDWLETKQVLEVAGDWASARPGLRPGGWAFQFENPYYPDLDDTAAVALALDRFGSARYRVAIDRAAEWVIGMQSRGGGWGSFDADNTHFYLNHIPFADHGALLDPPTADVSGRCLSFLTQIGYGPDHPAVAAAIEYLRAEQEPDGSWFGRWGTNYIYGTWSVLTALNSAGILADSPEMRRAVDWLVARQHKDGGWGEGSESYWPGAPRGDSPYSTSSQTAWALLALMAAGEVGHPAVARGIAYLVDSQDQDGNWDEPWYTAVGFPRVFYLRYHGYRAFFPLWALARFRRLSRGNS